One Silene latifolia isolate original U9 population chromosome 4, ASM4854445v1, whole genome shotgun sequence DNA segment encodes these proteins:
- the LOC141653091 gene encoding ferric reduction oxidase 8, mitochondrial produces the protein MAKNVLLALLHTLMILIFAAWLTLWFLKPTDVWTKKWKKVENMQTIFNYNGFDFLVYTIPFMLLAMVGLVYLYLKPRRSFRRRGRRHATALSNPLIVRTPLGVLTGTDFIAMFVVLSLLVWTFYIRLSQDYKKMIPAKPVKLDVLWQYKIFKTCNRIGLLTEICLALLLLPILRGLSILRLVGIQFEASVKYHIWLGTMLVFFAALHGGGTLFIWGINHKIQDQIWNWQKDGRIYLAGVIALVTALIIWISSLPVVRRRNFNVFYYTHHLYIVFIAFFLLHAGDKHFYMVFPGVFLFGLDKLLRVICSKPETQILSVRIFPSKIVELTFPKDPGLNYTPTSIVFINIPMISKFDWHPFSISSSSVVSDQTVSVMIKCKGSWTNSLYNMVSSELESHGQNRHIAIAVEGPYGPASLDFMRYDNLLLVAGGIGITPMLSILQEIASTENRLRNKSPTQIQLIYVTKKSQDISLLSPVSNLVVNQSSEPCCLKVKVFVTQEEKGSSSVRELLNEFSTERSILYDGKRSNYILGPINLLWMAAFIGISSVMFLLSLCFFNHFFLASKKKSSKASTPSTVNDLFLFCSFVIAISSTALVAVGLRWRDSEKEQIISTHDKEEKVVKLTSANDATSLEEHEIYYGGRPNFAELVADTAREFGESSVGVVVCGPETMKESVALACQQKSHAVKLMAKKQHRSTTFDFHSLNFTL, from the exons ATGGCAAAAAATGTGCTGCTTGCTCTTCTACACACATTAATGATTCTGATATTTGCTGCATGGCTTACACTTTGGTTTCTCAAACCTACAGATGTCTGGACAAAGAAATGGAAAAAAGTGGAAAATATGCAGACCATTTTTAATTATAATG GATTTGATTTTTTGGTGTATACAATCCCCTTTATGTTACTGGCTATGGTGGGATTAGTTTACTTGTATTTGAAGCCGAGGAGGTCTTTCAGAAG AAGAGGCAGAAGACATGCAACAGCTCTATCTAATCCACTTATAGTCAGAACTCCTCTGGGTGTATTAACTGGCACGGATTTTATAGCAATGTTTGTAGTTTTATCTCTTCTTGTTTGGACATTCTATATTCGACTCTCCCAGGATTACAAGAAGATGATACCCGCCAAACCCGTTAAATTGGATGTTTT ATGGCAGTATAAGATCTTTAAGACGTGTAATAGGATCGGCCTCTTGACGGAAATTTGCCTTGCTCTTCTTCTGTTGCCTATCCTAAGAGGATTATCCATACTTAGATTGGTTGGTATCCAATTTGAAGCTTCTGTGAAGTATCATATTTGGCTTGGAACAATGTTGGTATTTTTCGCCGCTCTGCATGGGGGAGGTACTCTATTCATCTGGGGCATCAACCACAAGATTCAAGATCAG ATATGGAATTGGCAAAAAGACGGCCGAATCTATTTAGCTGGGGTGATTGCTCTGGTTACAGCACTGATTATATGGATTTCGTCACTTCCCGTGGTTAGGAGGAGAAACTTTAATGTGTTCTACTATACTCACCATTTGTATATAGTCTTCATAGCATTCTTCTTGTTACATGCTGGTGACAAGCACTTCTACATGGTATTCCCCGGAGTTTTCCTCTTCGGCTTAGACAAGTTGCTCAGAGTAATCTGTTCAAAGCCGGAAACTCAAATTCTTTCGGTTAGAATCTTTCCCAGCAAGATTGTTGAGCTCACATTTCCGAAAGATCCAG GGTTGAATTATACGCCTACGAGCATAGTATTCATTAATATACCGATGATTTCCAAATTTGATTGGCATCCCTTCAGCATTTCTTCGAGTTCCGTTGTCAGTGATCAGACAGTATCAGTTATGATCAAATGTAAAGGATCCTGGACAAATTCTTTGTACAACATGGTAAGTAGTGAGCTAGAGTCACATGGCCAGAACAGACACATTGCTATTGCAGTTGAAGGGCCTTATGGACCGGCTTCTTTAGATTTTATGAG GTATGACAATCTGTTACTAGTCGCGGGAGGAATTGGAATAACTCCGATGCTGAGCATACTGCAGGAAATAGCATCTACTGAAAACAGACTAAGAAACAAATCCCCTACACAAATACAGCTCATATATGTTACAAAGAAGTCGCAAGACATTTCTTTACTGAGTCCGGTTTCTAACTTAGTCGTAAACCAATCCTCAGAGCCCTGCTGTCTCAAGGTTAAGGTCTTTGTGACCCAAGAAGAAAAGGGTAGTTCAAGTGTAAGAGAGTTACTGAATGAATTCTCGACAGAGAGAAGTATTCTCTATGACGGGAAGAGGTCAAATTACATCTTAGGACCTATAAATTTACTGTGGATGGCTGCCTTTATCGGCATTTCATCTGTTATGTTCCTTCTTTCCCTTTGTTTTTTTAATCATTTTTTCTTGGCATCAAAGAAGAAATCATCCAAGGCAAGTACTCCCTCAACAGTAAACGATCTCTTTCTCTTCTGCTCGTTTGTGATTGCTATCAGTTCTACCGCCTTAGTAGCAGTTGGGTTGCGATGGAGGGACTCGGAGAAAGAGCAGATTATTTCAACTCATGACAAAGAAGAAAAAGTTGTGAAATTAACCTCCGCGAATGATGCAACAAGTCTTGAAGAACATGAAATCTATTATGGAGGCAGGCCTAATTTCGCAG AATTAGTGGCTGACACTGCAAGGGAATTTGGGGAATCGAGTGTCGGTGTGGTCGTGTGTGGCCCCGAAACAATGAAGGAGTCAGTAGCATTAGCTTGCCAACAAAAAAGTCATGCTGTCAAGTTGATGGCAAAGAAGCAGCATAGGAGTACTACCTTTGATTTCCATTCCCTCAACTTCACTCTCTAG
- the LOC141653092 gene encoding uncharacterized protein LOC141653092, with the protein MLQFPAFMTQFPSTEKTIPATILLQHQFANAQNEDELLALEEAEFLDKCNEIKKMNSNAIVIGKTKADNDKEDVDNDAEEEDDADNAEESEGEFEQETA; encoded by the exons ATGTTGCAATTTCCAGCGTTCATGACACAGTTTCCTTCAACAGAGAAAACAATTCCGGCAACAATACTTCTACAACACCAATTTGCAAATGCTCAAAACGAAGATGAACTCTTAGCATTAGAAGAAGCCGAGTTCTTGGATAAG TGTAATGAAATAAAGAAGATGAATAGCAATGCTATTGTGATTGGGAAGACGAAGGCCGACAACGATAAAGAAGATGTCGATAATGACGCAGAGGAGGAGGACGATGCAGATAATGCAGAGGAATCAGAAGGCGAATTTGAACAGGAAACTGCTTAA